The window ATCAAGCGCACCAGGCTCTTGAGGCTGCGGCGCGTGTTGGCAAACTGCTGGTAGATGTTGCCGTCTTCAAACTCGCGCGTGATCGCGTTGCCGCCAATGGCGATGACCATGCACTTTTCATTCATAGCTCAGGCGAACCGCTGCAAGACCTCGGCGAGCGTCGGCCGGCCGATTTCCTGCAATTCATAGGTGACGCGCGTGCTGGGCTTGTTGATCTGCAACAGTTGCCGCAAGTCAATCGGCGTCGCGATGATCACACTGTCGCAGTCCGTGGCATTGATAGTGGCTTCGAGATCGCGAATCTGCTGGTCGCCATAGCCCATGGCCGGCAACAAGGTCCCGATACCCGGATAGCGCCGGAAGGTTTCGACCAGACTGCCCTTCAGGAAGGGCCGGGGATCGACCAGCTCCTTTGCGCCGAAGCGCCGGGCCGCCACGATACCGGCGCCCAGCGTCATCTCGCCGTGCGTCAGCGTGGGGCCGTCTTCGATGCACAACACACGTTGATTCCGAATGACCTCCGGCTGCGCCACGGTGATGGGCGAAGCGGCATCCACAATGATGGCCGCGGGATTGTGCTCGCGCACCGCCTGCCGCACCCGCTCGATGTTCTCCGGCGTTGCCGAAACCTCCTTGTTGATGACGACCACATCCGCCATGCGCAAATTCGTCTCACCGGGATGATAGCGGGTTTCATGGCCGGGCCGCAACGGATCCACCACGACGACGTGCAAACTGGGCTTGAAAAAAGGCGTGTCATTGTTGCCGCCGTCCCACAACACGATATCAGCCTCCTGCTCGGCACGGGCCAGAATCGCGGCATAATCGACGCCGGCATAAACGATCGTGCCCATGTTCAAATGCGGCTCATATTCCTCCCGCTCTTCGATCGTGCAGTTGTGCGCCGCCAGATCCGCGAGGCTGGCGAAGCGCTGCACGGCCTGGGCGGCGAGGTCGCCGTAGGGCATCGGATGCCGCACCGCCACCAGTTTCTTGCCGAACCCGCGCAGGATCTGCGCGACCCGCCGCGTGGTTTGGCTCTTGCCGCTGCCGGTGCGCACCGCGCAAATGGCGATCACCGGTTTGGCGGAAGGCAGCATCGTCGCGCCTGTGCCCAGCAGCGTGAAAGAAGCGCCCACGGCATTAACTAGACTCGCCTGGTGCATCACATATTCGTGGGAAATATCGCTGTAAGAAAAAACCACTTCATCGATGCGTTCGCGACGGATCAAATCCACCAGCTCACTCTCCGGATGGATGGGGATGCCTTGCGGATAGAGCTTGCCGGCCAGGGCCGCCGGATAGCGCCGGCCGTCGATGTTGGGAATTTGCGTTGCAGTAAAAGCCACGACTTCATGAGATTCGCGCTCACGGTACGTGACATTGAAATTGTGGAAGTCGCGTCCCGCAGCTCCCATAATCAGCACTCGGGTTCTCGCCATGATGAAATTCCTTCTGTGGTTGCCGTCACTGTTCAGCCCGGTTCACCTCGCGCAACGTGAACAGATGAGATTCGGGATCAAAATGAACGCGGGCAATATAGCGGAAAATGACGTGATTTGCAAGCTTGGGAGACGATCGGACGAAGGCAGCAAGGCCGGCAGCGTCGCGAAAATTCCAATTTTGCATTTGGAACCGCGCTCTTGCAAAGCTCTGCCACAATCGCAGCCGCCGCGTGATCACTGCGCCGTCTCATTCTCTCCTGTTGCACCGCCTGCAAGCACTTTCAAAATACCGGATTTGTATGAGGGACGATCGCCATGCGCCGTTGCCGTCGAACCAGCCGAAACACAAACGCCGGCCTCGCTGTTTTTCGCGACCGAAGAGGAGTTTGCGACGTGATGCGAGGAGGACACCAAAGCCGATTGCACCGATGTAGAGATCATTGTCATGTCGCCGGAATCAACGTGGACCAGCAGGCAGGAAACGTGGTTTGCCACCTTGTTTGATTTGTTTGCCTCCCAGAACGGCCTGGGCTGGGGGTTTGCCGTCGGAAACGTGCAAGTTCGTTTGCGCCCCGGCCTGCGGCGCAATCCTGACGCGATCTTTTTTGAAAAATCCCGCAATCATCTCATCCACGAAACCCACTTCGAGGGCGCGCCCGATGTGCTGGCGGAGTTCGTTTCCCTGGCAAGCACGCTTCACGATTGGCATGAGCAATAGCTCGAATGCGAGGCCGCCGGCGTGCGGGAGTATTGGATCAGCGATCGGCAAGAACAGCGGGTGGCGGTTTATTCACTGGGTGAGGATCGGCGCTATCATCCGATTGCGCCGCTGGCAGGCAAGATTCATTCGGTGGCCGTGCCGGGCTTTTGAAGCAAGCGCGAATGGCTGCGGCAGGGTCCTGAGTTTGACACGTAGGCGAGGGCAAAAGAGATGGGCATTCTTGCTTGAATTATCTTCTTCCTTTCTCCGGCTTTCAAAATTCCCACTGCGCCGACAACCGGATCTCCTCCCC of the bacterium genome contains:
- a CDS encoding cyclic 2,3-diphosphoglycerate synthase — translated: MARTRVLIMGAAGRDFHNFNVTYRERESHEVVAFTATQIPNIDGRRYPAALAGKLYPQGIPIHPESELVDLIRRERIDEVVFSYSDISHEYVMHQASLVNAVGASFTLLGTGATMLPSAKPVIAICAVRTGSGKSQTTRRVAQILRGFGKKLVAVRHPMPYGDLAAQAVQRFASLADLAAHNCTIEEREEYEPHLNMGTIVYAGVDYAAILARAEQEADIVLWDGGNNDTPFFKPSLHVVVVDPLRPGHETRYHPGETNLRMADVVVINKEVSATPENIERVRQAVREHNPAAIIVDAASPITVAQPEVIRNQRVLCIEDGPTLTHGEMTLGAGIVAARRFGAKELVDPRPFLKGSLVETFRRYPGIGTLLPAMGYGDQQIRDLEATINATDCDSVIIATPIDLRQLLQINKPSTRVTYELQEIGRPTLAEVLQRFA